One Aegilops tauschii subsp. strangulata cultivar AL8/78 chromosome 7, Aet v6.0, whole genome shotgun sequence genomic window carries:
- the LOC109769068 gene encoding protein STRICTOSIDINE SYNTHASE-LIKE 10-like, producing the protein MASGTRGVAAATISLAVLLLVFCFSPSTAAAAAVPSIDATRTRHLPLRHGLLRGPESVAFDAKGNGPYSGVSDGRVLKWNGDALGWTTYSYSPDYSSEACTASLLRPETATEGHCGRPLGLRFHLKSGYLYVADAYKGLMRVAPGGGEATVLVTEVDGVPLRFTNGVDIDQVTGKVAVLQADITYPNGLAISADRTHLIISSTGPCKLLRYWIKGSKACTVELFADLPGYPDNVRPDKRGGYWVALHREKAELPFGVDSHLLALRIDVEEKIIEEMRGPKSVRPTEVLERKGGRLFMGSVELTYVAVVKRT; encoded by the exons ATGGCGAGCGGCACGAGGGGTGTCGCCGCGGCGACTATCTCGCTAGCCGTCCTGCTCCTAGTCTTTTGCTTCTCGCCCAGCACGGCCGCGGCCGCCGCCGTCCCCAGCATCGACGCCACGCGGACGCGCCACCTGCCGCTGCGACACGGACTGCTGCGCGGCCCGGAGAGCGTCGCCTTCGACGCCAAAGGCAACGGCCCGTACAGCGGCGTGTCCGACGGCCGCGTGCTGAAGTGGAACGGCGACGCGCTCGGATGGACGACGTACAGCTACAGCCCCGACTACAGCAGCGAGGCCTGCACGGCGTCTCTCCTTCGCCCGGAGACTGCCACCGAGGGCCACTGCGGCCGGCCGCTCGGTCTGCGGTTCCACCTCAAGTCCGGGTACCTCTACGTAGCCGACGCTTACAAGGGACTCATGCGGGTCgcgccgggcggcggggaggCCACTGTGCTTGTCACAGAGGTTGATGGCGTACCTCTCCGCTTCACCAATGGGGTGGACATCGACCAGGTAACCG GAAAGGTCGCCGTGCTCCAGGCAGACATCACTTACCCCAATGGCCTCGCCATCAGTGCTGATCGAACACATTTAATCATCTCATCGACCGGGCCGTGTAAGCTGCTAAGATACTGGATCAAGGGCTCCAAGGCGTGCACGGTGGAGCTATTCGCCGACCTCCCTGGCTATCCAGACAACGTGAGGCCTGACAAGAGAGGAGGATACTGGGTGGCACTACACCGTGAGAAGGCTGAGCTCCCCTTTGGTGTCGATAGCCACCTACTTGCCTTGAGGATCGATGTCGAGGAAAAAATAATCGAGGAGATGAGAGGACCCAAGAGCGTGAGGCCGACCGAGGTTCTGGAGAGGAAAGGTGGCAGATTGTTCATGGGATCCGTCGAGCTTACTTATGTGGCAGTCGTCAAACGCACATAG